The following proteins are encoded in a genomic region of Corylus avellana chromosome ca4, CavTom2PMs-1.0:
- the LOC132177125 gene encoding uncharacterized protein LOC132177125 translates to MSDPWSAQVPLPHAVEQLLEDICRKQKQKPPAADVRLKLASLGEEAALEILRKISASVIKSTLSAFIVYMIKNESPQRLAPVSPLRTPSSPSRLMFSPPQGNLRGSPSSSLRSESAVRLKLAACITNNL, encoded by the exons ATGTCGGACCCTTGGTCTGCACAAGTGCCGCTCCCTCACGCGGTGGAGCAACTGCTCGAGGATATCTGCAGgaagcagaagcagaagcccCCAGCCGCCGACGTGCGGCTGAAGCTAGCCTCGCTAGGCGAGGAAGCGGCTCTGGAGATCCTCCGTAAGATATCGGCCTCTGTCATCAAGAGCACCCTCAGCGCATTCATCGTCTACATGATAAAAAACGAATCCCCTCAGAGACTTGCCCCCGTCTCTCCTCTTCGCACTCCCTCCTCTCCTTCCCGCCTCATGTTCAGCCCGCCACAAG GGAATCTGAGAGGCTCACCCTCATCAAGTTTGAGGTCAGAGAGTGCTGTTCGTCTCAAGTTAGCGGCctgtataacaaataatttatag